One region of Culex pipiens pallens isolate TS chromosome 2, TS_CPP_V2, whole genome shotgun sequence genomic DNA includes:
- the LOC120417005 gene encoding uncharacterized protein LOC120417005, which produces MLRLRQCVEVATLQIVLDAFESGGDASVRVHRKLTPFKCGIVCLSDSKYCVLVSDLSCNCLSRFPDPALLPELRDQAKHLCNVLRKANLPVLDCSERNGGRSLAKQLHHLDSIAVPY; this is translated from the coding sequence ATGCTGCGGCTGCGTCAGTGCGTCGAAGTGGCCACGCTGCAGATCGTGCTGGATGCGTTTGAAAGTGGCGGCGATGCAAGCGTGAGGGTTCACCGCAAGCTGACGCCGTTCAAGTGTGGCATCGTGTGTCTTTCCGACAGTAAGTACTGCGTTCTTGTTTCTGATTTGAGTTGTAACTGTCTTTCTCGCTTTCCAGACCCCGCCCTGTTGCCGGAGTTGCGTGACCAGGCCAAACACCTGTGCAACGTGCTGCGCAAAGCGAACCTTCCCGTGCTCGACTGCTCCGAGCGTAACGGCGGTCGTTCCCTGGCCAAACAGCTGCACCACCTCGACTCGATAGCCGTCCCGTACTGA